The DNA segment aaatgtcacaagattttaatggtcaataCTGtctttattattcaattaATACTACCAATTACTAGTCATCAGATGAtatttgattattgtttcaacAAGTATCTGCTTGACGTCAAACTTATTTCTTCTCGAATATATTAATGAGTCATCTTTTCCTCTGTCATTACTGTTTCtagattttctttgcccCGGGCGTTTTCCATGCGGCAACCATCGATGGTGTCATCAACcatttataaaaagaaaagttatATGCTATGGGCTATATAGCAGCACCTAGCAGAAGGCCTCTTAAGTTTAAGCCAGAATACAATATACTAAAGAAGACTGCGAAGAACAGGTAAGAACTCTTCTCTGCACAGTACGACggcaagaaaatttacATCCAAAAGGTTGCCATGAAGCCAGTTTCAATAAGAGATTTGGAAACCGATCAAGGAAAGATTCATTTGGTTAATACCTTAAAAGATGTCGTATGTAAGGCCCTTTTAGAATCTGTGGATATTCAAATCGAAAGTTTTATGTATCCCAACGACCCCAAGCAGTTTATaagaatcttcaaaaacaacaaaatgtCTCATAAGACAAGCGATAGAGATCcaagagtgaaaaattacCCATTGTCGTTAGGTATTGGACACTCAGCCTTACTTCCTTTAGTATACATAAGACAAAAAACTAACTCACTACGGTCTTTAAATGAATTGAAGCGGTCGCCGACAGAGCTTGTTAATGAATTAAAGATGAAGTTCAAAAGCATCAATGAGGCCTACAGTGGTCTACATGAACTGTGCCGTTCCTACCTGGCGGTATATTA comes from the Saccharomyces kudriavzevii IFO 1802 strain IFO1802 genome assembly, chromosome: 7 genome and includes:
- the ARO5 gene encoding Aro5p (similar to Saccharomyces cerevisiae YGL117W; ancestral locus Anc_6.134), with the translated sequence MKPVSIRDLETDQGKIHLVNTLKDVVCKALLESVDIQIESFMYPNDPKQFIRIFKNNKMSHKTSDRDPRVKNYPLSLGIGHSALLPLVYIRQKTNSLRSLNELKRSPTELVNELKMKFKSINEAYSGLHELCRSYLAVYYSNIGHQKILGDIITQSGFMLDIFHRFATITSSVAQEEGEASTLVSTANQLIEDINLFYKRIINNSNAYTEYHLIKHGINRNQSEETLVELEFKTMDVSGMRLDDEFDAFLQHRKASLRIIYRRVI